The following coding sequences lie in one Xylocopa sonorina isolate GNS202 chromosome 7, iyXylSono1_principal, whole genome shotgun sequence genomic window:
- the LOC143425037 gene encoding protein AAR2 homolog, which produces MGSEGVEMDQSLAKRLLVEGATLVILNVPCGTEFGIDLKSWNAADKFKGIKMIPPGFHYVHYSAVDEFGETAPKIGFFHTFKKSEFFVKRWDPKTEDLCSEDVEKEIVERLKNNLRELDRSLGCYPYDIWKQWKELTNHITPSLVERCTPICGFVRSALELEHCTDAARPRGGESNPKKTRRSGITVEEKEDELLPDMKPKPGTELRLSKIPDKQYPDGASPTEVTKYSLDSSYALDTFINKLALPIEIIGEVQLAFVCFLVGQSLDAFEHWKKLVSLICGADCAISQRHSIYIEFMKALETQLMHVPEDVLCDIVANNNFIYQSLRKLFANIELNPKLDGRLKSYATRFGERLTTKFFWDFSNLQEETEDDAPVIVSLD; this is translated from the exons ATGGGAAGCGAAGGGGTAGAAATGGATCAATCTTTAGCGAAAAGACTTTTAGTAGAAGGTGCCACATTAGTTATACTTAATGTTCCTTGTGGCACAGAATTTGGAATCGATTTAAAATCGTGGAATGCAGCCGATAAATTCAAAGGCATCAAAATGATTCCACCAGGATTTCATTATGTACATTATAG TGCTGTAGATGAATTTGGGGAAACAGCACCTAAAATTGGTTTTTTTCATACATTTAAGAAATCTGAATTTTTTGTCAAACGTTGGGATCCAAAAACGGAAGATCTTTGTTCAGAAG ATGTGGAAAAAGAAATAGTCGAAAGGTTGAAGAATAACTTGAGAGAATTAGATAGATCTTTAGGATGTTATCCTTATGATATATGGAAGCAATGGAAAgaattaacaaatcatattacaccttctctTGTAGAGCGCTGTACACCTATATGTGG cTTTGTAAGATCAGCTTTAGAATTAGAACATTGCACTGATGCTGCAAGGCCAAGAGGCGGTGAATCAAATCCAAAGAAGACAAGGAGAAGCGGAATTACtgtagaagaaaaagaagacgaGCTACTTCCTGATATGAAACCTAAGCCAGGTACAGAGCTTAGACTTTCAAAGATACCAGACAAACAGTATCCAGATGGAGCATCACCAACAGAAGTTACAAAATATTCTCTCGATTCAAGTTATGCTTTAGACACCTTTATTAATAAGTTAGCACT TCCTATAGAGATAATCGGTGAGGTGCAACTAGCCTTTGTCTGTTTTTTGGTTGGACAAAGCCTTGATGCCTTTGAACATTGGAAGAAACTCGTCTCTCTCATTTGCGGTGCAGATTGCGCGATATCACAGCGTCATTCCATTTACATTGAGTTTATGAAGGCATTAGAGACTCAATTGATGCACGTTCCCGAGGATGTACTTTGCGATATTGTAgccaataataattttatttatcagAGTCTACGCAAATTGTTTGCGAACATTGAACTCAACCCTAAGTTAGACGGACGCTTGAAATCTTATGCGACAAGATTTGGCGAACGTTTAACTACGAAATTCTTCTGGGATTTCTCCAATTTACAGGAGGAGACCGAAGATGATGCACCTGTTATCGTTTCATTAGATTAG
- the Apid1 gene encoding apidaecin 1: MYVARTVIPKQLPQSLELSRQRRLTRLAIRINTAELAAFDISVSSCIEPISGEQLLIIMKSLIVLAILAFAFVAAAFGEATEDLSEVEIERLRREAEPAKPNRPVYIPPPRPPHPRLRREAEPEADPASNRPVYVPPPRPPHPRLRREAEPAKPNRPVYIPPPRPPHPRLRREAEPEADPASNRPVYVPPPRPPHPRLRREAEPEPVNGPPYYPPHRPPVPVRIY; the protein is encoded by the exons ATGTATGTCGCGCGAACGGTGATTCCCAAACAACTACCGCAGAGCCTTGAACTTTCACGCCAGAGGAGATTGACACGTTTAGCCATCCGTATAAATACGGCCGAACTGGCTGCATTTGACATCAGTGTCTCTTCGTGCATAGAACCAATCAGTGGCGAACAActactg ATAATCATGAAGAGCCTTATTGTCTTAGCAATTTTGGCTTTTGCCTTCGTGGCAGCGGCATTTGGAGAGGCTACTGAAGATCTCTCTGAAGTAGAAATTGAG CGTCTTCGTCGTGAAGCTGAACCAGCTAAACCTAACCGACCTGTATATATTCCTCCACCTAGGCCACCTCATCCA CGTCTTCGCCGCGAAGCTGAACCAGAAGCTGACCCCGCTTCCAATCGACCTGTATATGTTCCACCACCAAGACCACCTCATCCA CGTCTTCGTCGTGAAGCTGAACCAGCTAAACCTAACCGACCTGTATATATTCCTCCCCCAAGACCGCCTCATCCA CGTCTTCGCCGCGAAGCTGAACCGGAAGCTGACCCCGCTTCCAATCGACCTGTATATGTTCCACCACCAAGACCACCTCATCCA CGTCTTCGTCGTGAAGCTGAACCGGAACCTGTTAACGGGCCTCCGTATTATCCTCCCCACAGACCGCCTGTACCAGtaagaatatattaa